A genomic stretch from Dama dama isolate Ldn47 chromosome 10, ASM3311817v1, whole genome shotgun sequence includes:
- the BRAT1 gene encoding BRCA1-associated ATM activator 1 isoform X1, with protein sequence MDPECARLLPALCAVLADPRQPVADDTCLEKLLDWFKAVTEAGSSLLLLQENPCLVELLFHVLKPQDLSSRILSFALRLAGTFAAQENCFQYLQQGELLPGLFGEQGPLGAAAWAAPTVRSGWIQGLRSLAQHPSALLFLADSGAVDTIFSLQGDPSLFVASAAGQLLVHVLDLAMRSPAEGCGPAEGHGRPQARDWPACARRIVCHLEDCLCSEATPRVTQALHVLTTAFGHCHGLWTQGLWVQLSPLVARLLEKDPVPAPHALVELLLSVARSSVPSSDPGLWETAAQTLSCLSPMQAGPLAAGILKLQDCPQTLRTHAFGVLLRPLACVLEAAAQAPGIPGLLEGAAGDPMAVDMLPPSKSACVGLLCSTLAHLELLQPLPQRPSPWPQAPLLAAAVTILRFCNGSAAPSSEVGGRLCAMLVGCVRVQRAALDFLGVLSQGLGPRELVTQVFAVLLEYLVSPDSSPTVLKKAFQATLRWLLSSAVPPGCCDLEPRAQLVLGELLAVLQKRLCSPCWEVRDSGLEFLTQMTRRWGGQAGFRQALLASEVPKLTSQLLQDPESYVRASAVAAAGQLSSRGLLAAPSSPEYPAGPQKTPLEELLLVLTTDSEGFPRRAAMRVFTEWLRDGHVATAEDRERFVARVLQAASGDLDWEVRVQGLELALVFLQQLLGARGPGEAPPGALAQALRALCRVQLFEFAFRSLFDCDRPVAQKSCDLLLFLRAKAAPSGSLQEAGDSPDVAPVEAALRRWRAGEQGQPLGELAPEAVLAVLRSMDLEALRDTLAESSDHVERSPQSLLQDMLATVGVLGDNEADCY encoded by the exons ATGGACCCAGAGTGCGCCCGGCTCCTCCCGGCTCTCTGTGCCGTCCTGGCAGACCCCAGGCAGCCTGTGGCAGATGACACTTGTTTGGAGAAGCTGCTGGACTGGTTTAAAGCAGTCACTGAAGCAG GGTCCAGTCTCCTGTTACTGCAGGAAAACCCCTGCCTGGTGGAGCTGCTCTTCCATGTGCTGAAGCCCCAGGACCTGAGTTCCAGGATCCTGTCCTTCGCACTCCGCCTCGCAGGGACGTTTGCAGCCCAGGAGAACTGCTTCCAGTACCTTCAG CAGGGGGAGCTGCTACCCGGGCTCTTCGGGGAGCAGGGCCCCCTCGGGGCAGCGGCCTGGGCGGCCCCCACCGTGCGCAGCGGCTGGATTCAGGGCCTGCGCTCCCTGGCGCAGCACCCCAGCGCCCTGCTCTTCCTCGCCGACTCGG GTGCTGTTGACACCATCTTCTCCCTGCAGGGAGACCCCAGCCTGTTCGTGGCCTCCGCCGCCGGGCAGCTGCTGGTGCACGTCCTGGACTTGGCCATGCGCAGCCCCGCCGAGGGGTGTGGTCCCGCCGAGGGGCACGGCCGCCCGCAGGCCCGGGACTGGCCGGCGTGTGCCCGGAGGATCGTGTGTCACCTTGAAGACTGCCTGTGCTCCGAGGCCACCCCGCGGGTCACGCAGGCCCTGCACGTGCTGACCACCGCGTTCGGGCACTGCCACGGCCTCTGGACGCAGGGCCTTTGGGTGCAGCTGAGCCCCCTCGTGGCCCGCCTGCTCGAGAAGGACCCCGTGCCGGCCCCACACGCGCTCGTGGAGCTCCTCCTCAGCGTGGCCCG CTCTTCCGTGCCCAgctctgaccctggcctgtgggagacTGCAGCACAGACCCTCAGCTGCCTGAGCCCCATGCAGGCAGGGCCTCTGGCTGCGGGGATCCTGAAACTGCAGGACTG TCCCCAGACGCTGAGGACCCACGCCTTCGGTGTCCTcctccggcccctggcctgtgtcctAGAAGCCGCTGCTCAGGCCCCTGGAATACCAG GCTTGCTGGAGGGGGCCGCAGGCGACCCGATGGCCGTGGACATGCTCCCGCCCTCCAAGTCGGCGTGCGTGGGTCTCCTCTGCAGCACCCTGGCCCACCTGGAGCTGCTGCAGCCCCTG ccccagcgCCCCTCGCCCTGGCCCCAGGCGCCCCTGCTTGCGGCTGCGGTGACGATACTGCGGTTCTGCAACGGCTCTGCAGCCCCCAGCTCCGAGGTGGGGGGCCGCCTGTGCGCGATGCTGGTGGGCTGTGTCCGCGTCCAGCGAGCTGCCCTGGATTTCCTGGGGGTCCTGTCTCAGGGGCTGG gcccccgggagttggtgacgcaGGTGTTTGCCGTCCTGCTGGAGTACCTCGTGAGCCCTGACTCCAGCCCCACG GTTCTGAAGAAGGCCTTCCAGGCCACACTCCGCTGGCTGCTGAGCTCAGCTGTGCCCCCTGGCTGCTGTGACCTGGAGCCCCGTGCCCAGCTGGTTCTCGGAG AGCTGCTGGCTGTGCTGCAGAAACGCCTGTGCAGCCCCTGCTGGGAGGTGAGGGACTCGGGCCTTGAGTTCCTGACCCAGATGACCAGACGCTGGGGAG GGCAGGCCGGCTTCAGACAGGCGCTGCTGGCCTCGGAGGTGCCCAAGCTCACCAGCCAGCTCCTGCAGGACCCCGAGAGCTACGTCCGTGCGAGCGCAGTGGCCGCCGCAGGGCAGCTGTCCAGCCGGGGGCTGCTCGCCGCCCCCTCCAGCCCTGAGTACCCGGCCGGCCCACAG AAGACGCCACTCGAGGAGCTTCTGCTCGTCCTGACCACGGACTCGGAAGGGTTCCCCCGGCGGGCCGCCATGCGGGTCTTCACGGAGTGGCTGCGGGACGGCCACGTGGCCACGGCGGAGGACCGGGAGCGGTTCGTGGCCCGAGTGCTGCAGGCCGCGAGCGGGGACCTGGACTGGGAGGTGCGTGTGCAGGGCCTGGAGCTGGCGCTGGTGTTCCTGCAGCAGCTGCTGGGCGCCCGCGGCCCCGGGGAGGCCCCACCCGGCGCACTGGCCCAGGCCCTGCGGGCGCTCTGCCGGGTCCAGCTCTTCGAGTTCGCTTTCCGGTCCTTGTTTGACTGTGACCGCCCTGTGGCCCAGAAGTCCTGtgacctcctcctcttcctgaggGCCAAGGCTGCTCCCTCCGGCAGCCTGCAGGAGGCGGGGGACAGTCCCGACGTGGCCCCCGTGGAGGCTGCCCTGCGGAGGTGGCGGGCTGGTGAACAGGGTCAGCCCCTGGGGGAGCTGGCGCCCGAGGCCGTCCTGGCCGTGCTGAGGTCCATGGACCTAGAGGCCCTTCGGGACACCCTGGCCGAGAGCAGTGACCACGTGGAGAGGAGCCCCCAGTCCCTCCTGCAGGACATGCTGGCCACCGTGGGCGTCCTGGGAGATAACGAGGCCGACTGCTACTGA
- the BRAT1 gene encoding BRCA1-associated ATM activator 1 isoform X3, whose amino-acid sequence MDPECARLLPALCAVLADPRQPVADDTCLEKLLDWFKAVTEAGSSLLLLQENPCLVELLFHVLKPQDLSSRILSFALRLAGTFAAQENCFQYLQGELLPGLFGEQGPLGAAAWAAPTVRSGWIQGLRSLAQHPSALLFLADSGAVDTIFSLQGDPSLFVASAAGQLLVHVLDLAMRSPAEGCGPAEGHGRPQARDWPACARRIVCHLEDCLCSEATPRVTQALHVLTTAFGHCHGLWTQGLWVQLSPLVARLLEKDPVPAPHALVELLLSVARSSVPSSDPGLWETAAQTLSCLSPMQAGPLAAGILKLQDCPQTLRTHAFGVLLRPLACVLEAAAQAPGIPGLLEGAAGDPMAVDMLPPSKSACVGLLCSTLAHLELLQPLPQRPSPWPQAPLLAAAVTILRFCNGSAAPSSEVGGRLCAMLVGCVRVQRAALDFLGVLSQGLGPRELVTQVFAVLLEYLVSPDSSPTVLKKAFQATLRWLLSSAVPPGCCDLEPRAQLVLGELLAVLQKRLCSPCWEVRDSGLEFLTQMTRRWGGQAGFRQALLASEVPKLTSQLLQDPESYVRASAVAAAGQLSSRGLLAAPSSPEYPAGPQKTPLEELLLVLTTDSEGFPRRAAMRVFTEWLRDGHVATAEDRERFVARVLQAASGDLDWEVRVQGLELALVFLQQLLGARGPGEAPPGALAQALRALCRVQLFEFAFRSLFDCDRPVAQKSCDLLLFLRAKAAPSGSLQEAGDSPDVAPVEAALRRWRAGEQGQPLGELAPEAVLAVLRSMDLEALRDTLAESSDHVERSPQSLLQDMLATVGVLGDNEADCY is encoded by the exons ATGGACCCAGAGTGCGCCCGGCTCCTCCCGGCTCTCTGTGCCGTCCTGGCAGACCCCAGGCAGCCTGTGGCAGATGACACTTGTTTGGAGAAGCTGCTGGACTGGTTTAAAGCAGTCACTGAAGCAG GGTCCAGTCTCCTGTTACTGCAGGAAAACCCCTGCCTGGTGGAGCTGCTCTTCCATGTGCTGAAGCCCCAGGACCTGAGTTCCAGGATCCTGTCCTTCGCACTCCGCCTCGCAGGGACGTTTGCAGCCCAGGAGAACTGCTTCCAGTACCTTCAG GGGGAGCTGCTACCCGGGCTCTTCGGGGAGCAGGGCCCCCTCGGGGCAGCGGCCTGGGCGGCCCCCACCGTGCGCAGCGGCTGGATTCAGGGCCTGCGCTCCCTGGCGCAGCACCCCAGCGCCCTGCTCTTCCTCGCCGACTCGG GTGCTGTTGACACCATCTTCTCCCTGCAGGGAGACCCCAGCCTGTTCGTGGCCTCCGCCGCCGGGCAGCTGCTGGTGCACGTCCTGGACTTGGCCATGCGCAGCCCCGCCGAGGGGTGTGGTCCCGCCGAGGGGCACGGCCGCCCGCAGGCCCGGGACTGGCCGGCGTGTGCCCGGAGGATCGTGTGTCACCTTGAAGACTGCCTGTGCTCCGAGGCCACCCCGCGGGTCACGCAGGCCCTGCACGTGCTGACCACCGCGTTCGGGCACTGCCACGGCCTCTGGACGCAGGGCCTTTGGGTGCAGCTGAGCCCCCTCGTGGCCCGCCTGCTCGAGAAGGACCCCGTGCCGGCCCCACACGCGCTCGTGGAGCTCCTCCTCAGCGTGGCCCG CTCTTCCGTGCCCAgctctgaccctggcctgtgggagacTGCAGCACAGACCCTCAGCTGCCTGAGCCCCATGCAGGCAGGGCCTCTGGCTGCGGGGATCCTGAAACTGCAGGACTG TCCCCAGACGCTGAGGACCCACGCCTTCGGTGTCCTcctccggcccctggcctgtgtcctAGAAGCCGCTGCTCAGGCCCCTGGAATACCAG GCTTGCTGGAGGGGGCCGCAGGCGACCCGATGGCCGTGGACATGCTCCCGCCCTCCAAGTCGGCGTGCGTGGGTCTCCTCTGCAGCACCCTGGCCCACCTGGAGCTGCTGCAGCCCCTG ccccagcgCCCCTCGCCCTGGCCCCAGGCGCCCCTGCTTGCGGCTGCGGTGACGATACTGCGGTTCTGCAACGGCTCTGCAGCCCCCAGCTCCGAGGTGGGGGGCCGCCTGTGCGCGATGCTGGTGGGCTGTGTCCGCGTCCAGCGAGCTGCCCTGGATTTCCTGGGGGTCCTGTCTCAGGGGCTGG gcccccgggagttggtgacgcaGGTGTTTGCCGTCCTGCTGGAGTACCTCGTGAGCCCTGACTCCAGCCCCACG GTTCTGAAGAAGGCCTTCCAGGCCACACTCCGCTGGCTGCTGAGCTCAGCTGTGCCCCCTGGCTGCTGTGACCTGGAGCCCCGTGCCCAGCTGGTTCTCGGAG AGCTGCTGGCTGTGCTGCAGAAACGCCTGTGCAGCCCCTGCTGGGAGGTGAGGGACTCGGGCCTTGAGTTCCTGACCCAGATGACCAGACGCTGGGGAG GGCAGGCCGGCTTCAGACAGGCGCTGCTGGCCTCGGAGGTGCCCAAGCTCACCAGCCAGCTCCTGCAGGACCCCGAGAGCTACGTCCGTGCGAGCGCAGTGGCCGCCGCAGGGCAGCTGTCCAGCCGGGGGCTGCTCGCCGCCCCCTCCAGCCCTGAGTACCCGGCCGGCCCACAG AAGACGCCACTCGAGGAGCTTCTGCTCGTCCTGACCACGGACTCGGAAGGGTTCCCCCGGCGGGCCGCCATGCGGGTCTTCACGGAGTGGCTGCGGGACGGCCACGTGGCCACGGCGGAGGACCGGGAGCGGTTCGTGGCCCGAGTGCTGCAGGCCGCGAGCGGGGACCTGGACTGGGAGGTGCGTGTGCAGGGCCTGGAGCTGGCGCTGGTGTTCCTGCAGCAGCTGCTGGGCGCCCGCGGCCCCGGGGAGGCCCCACCCGGCGCACTGGCCCAGGCCCTGCGGGCGCTCTGCCGGGTCCAGCTCTTCGAGTTCGCTTTCCGGTCCTTGTTTGACTGTGACCGCCCTGTGGCCCAGAAGTCCTGtgacctcctcctcttcctgaggGCCAAGGCTGCTCCCTCCGGCAGCCTGCAGGAGGCGGGGGACAGTCCCGACGTGGCCCCCGTGGAGGCTGCCCTGCGGAGGTGGCGGGCTGGTGAACAGGGTCAGCCCCTGGGGGAGCTGGCGCCCGAGGCCGTCCTGGCCGTGCTGAGGTCCATGGACCTAGAGGCCCTTCGGGACACCCTGGCCGAGAGCAGTGACCACGTGGAGAGGAGCCCCCAGTCCCTCCTGCAGGACATGCTGGCCACCGTGGGCGTCCTGGGAGATAACGAGGCCGACTGCTACTGA
- the BRAT1 gene encoding BRCA1-associated ATM activator 1 isoform X2, protein MDPECARLLPALCAVLADPRQPVADDTCLEKLLDWFKAVTEAGSSLLLLQENPCLVELLFHVLKPQDLSSRILSFALRLAGTFAAQENCFQYLQQGELLPGLFGEQGPLGAAAWAAPTVRSGWIQGLRSLAQHPSALLFLADSGAVDTIFSLQGDPSLFVASAAGQLLVHVLDLAMRSPAEGCGPAEGHGRPQARDWPACARRIVCHLEDCLCSEATPRVTQALHVLTTAFGHCHGLWTQGLWVQLSPLVARLLEKDPVPAPHALVELLLSVARSSVPSSDPGLWETAAQTLSCLSPMQAGPLAAGILKLQDCPQTLRTHAFGVLLRPLACVLEAAAQAPGIPGLLEGAAGDPMAVDMLPPSKSACVGLLCSTLAHLELLQPLPQRPSPWPQAPLLAAAVTILRFCNGSAAPSSEVGGRLCAMLVGCVRVQRAALDFLGVLSQGLGPRELVTQVFAVLLEYLVSPDSSPTVLKKAFQATLRWLLSSAVPPGCCDLEPRAQLVLGELLAVLQKRLCSPCWEVRDSGLEFLTQMTRRWGGQAGFRQALLASEVPKLTSQLLQDPESYVRASAVAAAGQLSSRGLLAAPSSPEYPAGPQTPLEELLLVLTTDSEGFPRRAAMRVFTEWLRDGHVATAEDRERFVARVLQAASGDLDWEVRVQGLELALVFLQQLLGARGPGEAPPGALAQALRALCRVQLFEFAFRSLFDCDRPVAQKSCDLLLFLRAKAAPSGSLQEAGDSPDVAPVEAALRRWRAGEQGQPLGELAPEAVLAVLRSMDLEALRDTLAESSDHVERSPQSLLQDMLATVGVLGDNEADCY, encoded by the exons ATGGACCCAGAGTGCGCCCGGCTCCTCCCGGCTCTCTGTGCCGTCCTGGCAGACCCCAGGCAGCCTGTGGCAGATGACACTTGTTTGGAGAAGCTGCTGGACTGGTTTAAAGCAGTCACTGAAGCAG GGTCCAGTCTCCTGTTACTGCAGGAAAACCCCTGCCTGGTGGAGCTGCTCTTCCATGTGCTGAAGCCCCAGGACCTGAGTTCCAGGATCCTGTCCTTCGCACTCCGCCTCGCAGGGACGTTTGCAGCCCAGGAGAACTGCTTCCAGTACCTTCAG CAGGGGGAGCTGCTACCCGGGCTCTTCGGGGAGCAGGGCCCCCTCGGGGCAGCGGCCTGGGCGGCCCCCACCGTGCGCAGCGGCTGGATTCAGGGCCTGCGCTCCCTGGCGCAGCACCCCAGCGCCCTGCTCTTCCTCGCCGACTCGG GTGCTGTTGACACCATCTTCTCCCTGCAGGGAGACCCCAGCCTGTTCGTGGCCTCCGCCGCCGGGCAGCTGCTGGTGCACGTCCTGGACTTGGCCATGCGCAGCCCCGCCGAGGGGTGTGGTCCCGCCGAGGGGCACGGCCGCCCGCAGGCCCGGGACTGGCCGGCGTGTGCCCGGAGGATCGTGTGTCACCTTGAAGACTGCCTGTGCTCCGAGGCCACCCCGCGGGTCACGCAGGCCCTGCACGTGCTGACCACCGCGTTCGGGCACTGCCACGGCCTCTGGACGCAGGGCCTTTGGGTGCAGCTGAGCCCCCTCGTGGCCCGCCTGCTCGAGAAGGACCCCGTGCCGGCCCCACACGCGCTCGTGGAGCTCCTCCTCAGCGTGGCCCG CTCTTCCGTGCCCAgctctgaccctggcctgtgggagacTGCAGCACAGACCCTCAGCTGCCTGAGCCCCATGCAGGCAGGGCCTCTGGCTGCGGGGATCCTGAAACTGCAGGACTG TCCCCAGACGCTGAGGACCCACGCCTTCGGTGTCCTcctccggcccctggcctgtgtcctAGAAGCCGCTGCTCAGGCCCCTGGAATACCAG GCTTGCTGGAGGGGGCCGCAGGCGACCCGATGGCCGTGGACATGCTCCCGCCCTCCAAGTCGGCGTGCGTGGGTCTCCTCTGCAGCACCCTGGCCCACCTGGAGCTGCTGCAGCCCCTG ccccagcgCCCCTCGCCCTGGCCCCAGGCGCCCCTGCTTGCGGCTGCGGTGACGATACTGCGGTTCTGCAACGGCTCTGCAGCCCCCAGCTCCGAGGTGGGGGGCCGCCTGTGCGCGATGCTGGTGGGCTGTGTCCGCGTCCAGCGAGCTGCCCTGGATTTCCTGGGGGTCCTGTCTCAGGGGCTGG gcccccgggagttggtgacgcaGGTGTTTGCCGTCCTGCTGGAGTACCTCGTGAGCCCTGACTCCAGCCCCACG GTTCTGAAGAAGGCCTTCCAGGCCACACTCCGCTGGCTGCTGAGCTCAGCTGTGCCCCCTGGCTGCTGTGACCTGGAGCCCCGTGCCCAGCTGGTTCTCGGAG AGCTGCTGGCTGTGCTGCAGAAACGCCTGTGCAGCCCCTGCTGGGAGGTGAGGGACTCGGGCCTTGAGTTCCTGACCCAGATGACCAGACGCTGGGGAG GGCAGGCCGGCTTCAGACAGGCGCTGCTGGCCTCGGAGGTGCCCAAGCTCACCAGCCAGCTCCTGCAGGACCCCGAGAGCTACGTCCGTGCGAGCGCAGTGGCCGCCGCAGGGCAGCTGTCCAGCCGGGGGCTGCTCGCCGCCCCCTCCAGCCCTGAGTACCCGGCCGGCCCACAG ACGCCACTCGAGGAGCTTCTGCTCGTCCTGACCACGGACTCGGAAGGGTTCCCCCGGCGGGCCGCCATGCGGGTCTTCACGGAGTGGCTGCGGGACGGCCACGTGGCCACGGCGGAGGACCGGGAGCGGTTCGTGGCCCGAGTGCTGCAGGCCGCGAGCGGGGACCTGGACTGGGAGGTGCGTGTGCAGGGCCTGGAGCTGGCGCTGGTGTTCCTGCAGCAGCTGCTGGGCGCCCGCGGCCCCGGGGAGGCCCCACCCGGCGCACTGGCCCAGGCCCTGCGGGCGCTCTGCCGGGTCCAGCTCTTCGAGTTCGCTTTCCGGTCCTTGTTTGACTGTGACCGCCCTGTGGCCCAGAAGTCCTGtgacctcctcctcttcctgaggGCCAAGGCTGCTCCCTCCGGCAGCCTGCAGGAGGCGGGGGACAGTCCCGACGTGGCCCCCGTGGAGGCTGCCCTGCGGAGGTGGCGGGCTGGTGAACAGGGTCAGCCCCTGGGGGAGCTGGCGCCCGAGGCCGTCCTGGCCGTGCTGAGGTCCATGGACCTAGAGGCCCTTCGGGACACCCTGGCCGAGAGCAGTGACCACGTGGAGAGGAGCCCCCAGTCCCTCCTGCAGGACATGCTGGCCACCGTGGGCGTCCTGGGAGATAACGAGGCCGACTGCTACTGA